The following nucleotide sequence is from Verrucomicrobiota bacterium.
CTTGGCGGCAAGGCCAGCGCGCCCCAGGCCGCTCCGGGCGCACCGTCCGGCTCTACCCCGTCTGCCTGACCGCCCATGTCGCAAGAACTGGCCTACGTCATCATCACGCCGTATTCGCTCTACAAGTCGCGCACCGGCGGCATCCTCGCGCGGCTCATCTCCCGGACAGGACTGGAACTGGTCGCCGCGCGCATGTTTGCGCCAAGCGCCGACCTCGTGAAGGAATACGCCGAGGTCATCATCTCCGCGCACGACCCGCAGGACCGCCGCGTGCAGGAACACATCCGCGACTACACCGTGCGGAACTTCTCGCCCGACCCGCGCACCGGCCAGCGCCGCCGCATCATGATGCTCCTGTTCAAGGGCGACGAGGCCGTGCGCAAGGTCCGCTCCGTCGTCGGCAACCTCAGCCACGACCGCCGCAGCGGCGAGACCATCCGCGACACCTACGCCGACCTCATCGTGGATGAGAACGACCAGGTGCGATACTTCGAGCCCGCCGTGCTCGCCGCGCCGAACCCCGAGGAAGCCGAGATCAAGCTCAAGCTCTGGGCGCGACATTCCGACACCGACGGCGGCGTGCTCGACAACGTCATCAACTACACCCCCGGCATGAAGGTCCAGCGCACCCTCGTGCTCATCAAGCCGGACAACTTCCGCTTCCCCACCGGCCGCCCGGGCAACGTGATTGATTTCTTCAGCCGCACCGGCCTCTACATCGTCGGCATCAAGGTTCACCGCATGAGCACCGCGCAGGCGGTCGAGTTCTACGGCCCCGTGCGCGAGGTGC
It contains:
- a CDS encoding nucleoside-diphosphate kinase, with protein sequence MSQELAYVIITPYSLYKSRTGGILARLISRTGLELVAARMFAPSADLVKEYAEVIISAHDPQDRRVQEHIRDYTVRNFSPDPRTGQRRRIMMLLFKGDEAVRKVRSVVGNLSHDRRSGETIRDTYADLIVDENDQVRYFEPAVLAAPNPEEAEIKLKLWARHSDTDGGVLDNVINYTPGMKVQRTLVLIKPDNFRFPTGRPGNVIDFFSRTGLYIVGIKVHRMSTAQAVEFYGPVREVLRTKLKGVVAARAMAVLEKELGLKIPPDVEAQLADALGPINGDNQFDNIVRFMSGRTESDCDATTLNAPGTERCIALIYEGNEAVNKIRDVLGPTDPSKAPPGSIRREFGSSVMVNAAHASDSEESSKREMGIVNVGENTFRTAIEEFYANR